In Fimbriimonadales bacterium, a genomic segment contains:
- a CDS encoding trypsin-like peptidase domain-containing protein yields MRWTNYILMFFVCMLGSLSGMMIYDRWVPKRDVYTLQDVINAPLQKTAKVKGQIAFEEAAAKLIPAVLAVYKHESSFFDPNRELRTVGAGSGVIVSSDGYIVTNYHVVEGAEAVTVRMLNGKVLPAKIVGKDELTDLALLKVDATNLPFAKLANSDDVAVGEWVIAVGNPLGYEGTVSVGVVSALNRDLPASRERFPLVGAIQTDAAINAGNSGGALGNIQGEVIGINTIIASTDMGSIGIGFAIPSNRVRRFISDIEKYGKARHPDLGVRKFLPSWVLHDPRFSEDVGPNPPDEGLVIWELSENSPLRKAGLGQMDVLLEVENKKLATLSDYLTFLLKAEIGQKVKIKYWQRGEIKTATVTLQEMEF; encoded by the coding sequence ATGCGCTGGACGAATTACATATTGATGTTCTTCGTGTGCATGCTCGGGTCTCTTTCTGGGATGATGATTTATGACCGTTGGGTGCCAAAACGCGATGTTTACACATTGCAAGATGTCATTAACGCCCCCCTTCAGAAAACTGCGAAAGTCAAAGGTCAAATTGCTTTCGAAGAAGCAGCGGCGAAATTAATTCCAGCAGTGTTGGCGGTTTATAAACACGAATCGTCATTTTTCGATCCGAATAGAGAATTGCGTACGGTGGGGGCAGGGTCTGGCGTGATTGTTTCTTCGGATGGTTATATCGTAACGAACTATCACGTGGTCGAAGGTGCTGAGGCAGTTACCGTGCGCATGCTTAACGGAAAAGTACTGCCCGCAAAAATCGTGGGAAAAGACGAATTGACGGATTTGGCGCTATTGAAAGTGGATGCAACGAATTTACCGTTTGCAAAACTCGCAAACAGCGACGATGTCGCGGTGGGTGAATGGGTGATTGCGGTGGGAAATCCATTGGGTTATGAGGGAACGGTAAGTGTCGGTGTTGTGAGCGCATTGAACCGAGATCTGCCTGCTTCCCGCGAACGTTTTCCGTTAGTCGGTGCTATTCAAACGGATGCGGCTATCAATGCGGGAAATAGCGGAGGAGCGCTCGGGAACATCCAAGGGGAGGTCATAGGAATAAACACGATTATTGCGAGCACCGATATGGGCAGCATCGGGATAGGGTTCGCTATACCGAGCAACCGAGTGAGGCGGTTTATCAGCGATATCGAAAAATATGGTAAGGCACGACATCCGGATTTGGGTGTGAGGAAATTCCTTCCCAGTTGGGTTCTTCATGACCCCCGTTTTAGCGAGGATGTAGGTCCGAATCCGCCTGATGAGGGTTTGGTCATTTGGGAGTTGAGCGAAAACTCCCCTCTTCGCAAGGCAGGTTTGGGGCAAATGGATGTACTTTTAGAGGTGGAAAATAAAAAACTGGCTACCTTGAGCGACTACTTGACCTTCCTACTCAAAGCGGAAATTGGCCAAAAGGTGAAGATAAAATATTGGCAGCGAGGTGAAATAAAAACGGCGACGGTAACCCTGCAAGAAATGGAATTTTAA
- the ribH gene encoding 6,7-dimethyl-8-ribityllumazine synthase — translation MPKIIEGKLNATGKKYAIVASRWNEFITKQLVEGALRAFRMHGGDENVQIVWVSGAWEIPVAVRKLVEEKVDAIVCVGCILQGATIHASLLSQQVMSSLAEISIKTGVPITYGILTCATQEEALERAGLKQGNKGEEAARAAIEMVSVLEQVK, via the coding sequence ATGCCGAAAATCATCGAGGGGAAGTTGAACGCCACGGGCAAGAAATACGCCATTGTCGCCTCTCGTTGGAATGAATTTATTACGAAGCAGTTAGTCGAAGGCGCGTTGCGTGCTTTTCGAATGCATGGCGGCGACGAAAATGTTCAAATCGTTTGGGTGTCAGGGGCATGGGAAATTCCCGTTGCAGTGAGAAAACTCGTCGAAGAGAAAGTCGATGCGATTGTTTGCGTTGGTTGCATCTTACAGGGGGCAACGATTCATGCCTCGCTTCTTTCTCAGCAGGTGATGTCTTCCCTTGCAGAGATTTCCATTAAAACCGGTGTACCGATAACCTATGGAATCCTAACTTGTGCCACACAAGAAGAAGCTTTAGAAAGAGCAGGCTTGAAACAAGGCAACAAAGGGGAGGAAGCGGCTCGAGCAGCAATCGAAATGGTTTCGGTATTGGAACAAGTGAAATAA
- a CDS encoding sigma-E factor regulatory protein RseB domain-containing protein codes for MIRKKIFHLASVGIGVVGSSLLAFPIWEHYSEEKNALETLCKVLAEENKLSYTAIRTYTRWDGKTTLRVRQDRIAEEINSVLVLSPLSRAGEISIRKPKEWLQYFPDRNVLVIQENLNEAKHDLPLRIDLVRKNYTTLTEGKTKIAGRNTVAIVLKPKASEALFTRTYWLDEEYPAVLRVAWTHPSGEKKVISDTLFIDFTKNTSPNNTFKPIGKPREIKIAPPRSFRRISELRREAGFQVIHPVRMPYGFTFIEGSLVSYRTPLAALRYTDGVAMLTLYQRKYDDTSSRDRRRKSQIVIDGVSIFVTGEIPDEARETVLEFLKEGAKKEPELLKETAEKFGASVTWVERFRDYGLGFDEINFLFLASRGNEKELWRCLKVLQDGKTAPEALKSCFSRDKRGRNPQDLQKIPKRNGGS; via the coding sequence GTGATTAGAAAGAAAATTTTTCACTTGGCATCTGTCGGGATAGGTGTTGTAGGAAGTTCACTTTTAGCATTTCCGATTTGGGAACACTATTCCGAGGAAAAGAATGCACTCGAAACTCTTTGCAAGGTTTTGGCGGAAGAAAATAAACTTTCCTATACAGCGATTCGAACTTACACTCGTTGGGATGGAAAAACGACTCTTCGTGTTCGCCAGGACCGTATCGCAGAGGAAATCAATTCCGTTTTAGTGTTGTCTCCACTTAGTCGAGCAGGCGAGATAAGCATTAGAAAACCTAAAGAGTGGCTTCAATATTTTCCGGATAGGAACGTGTTGGTTATTCAAGAAAATCTAAACGAAGCAAAGCATGATCTTCCTTTACGCATCGATTTGGTAAGAAAAAACTATACGACCCTAACGGAGGGGAAGACGAAGATAGCAGGTCGAAATACAGTGGCGATAGTTTTAAAGCCGAAAGCATCAGAGGCATTGTTTACTCGAACGTATTGGCTCGATGAAGAGTATCCGGCGGTGCTAAGAGTCGCTTGGACCCATCCGAGCGGTGAAAAGAAAGTGATCAGCGATACGTTATTTATTGACTTTACGAAAAACACTTCACCGAATAATACGTTCAAGCCTATTGGAAAACCGAGAGAAATCAAAATAGCGCCCCCCCGTTCGTTTCGAAGGATTAGCGAGTTAAGAAGGGAAGCGGGGTTCCAAGTAATTCATCCTGTTCGAATGCCTTATGGCTTTACGTTTATCGAGGGTTCTTTGGTTTCTTACCGAACACCTTTAGCAGCCCTTCGTTATACGGATGGAGTCGCAATGCTCACTCTGTATCAGAGGAAATACGATGACACGAGTTCTCGGGATAGAAGGAGAAAAAGCCAGATTGTAATAGACGGTGTAAGTATTTTTGTAACAGGCGAAATTCCCGACGAAGCGCGAGAAACCGTTCTCGAGTTTTTGAAGGAGGGCGCTAAGAAGGAGCCTGAACTTCTAAAAGAGACAGCAGAGAAGTTCGGAGCTTCTGTTACTTGGGTCGAGAGGTTTCGAGATTATGGGCTTGGTTTCGATGAAATTAATTTCTTGTTTCTTGCCTCTCGGGGGAACGAGAAGGAGTTATGGCGGTGTTTAAAAGTATTACAAGACGGAAAAACTGCTCCCGAAGCGCTCAAGTCTTGTTTTTCGCGTGATAAGCGAGGGAGAAATCCGCAAGATTTGCAAAAAATTCCAAAAAGAAACGGAGGTTCATAA
- a CDS encoding trypsin-like peptidase domain-containing protein, producing MQSVLRNPVVWALLAGVAIGGVGMAVFYSARPHVLAEVTESPSATTHIKGNEILALLDEASTNLVEQVMPSVVHIENGRMRGEGSGVIYRADGYIITNEHVVAGSDEVKVTFYTGETVTGKVLRDPVSDIALVKVNKTNLIPTRFADSDKVKPGQLAIAVGSPFGFDHSVTFGHISARGRSGVAYDFYRGEAKGYFELLQTDAAINPGNSGGPLLNYRGEVVGINTMISSPSGTSVGVGFAIPSNTAKVVADQLIEHGKVIRGFMGLVPRSMRPFELQQSGVSYGAIVELVEENSPAYKAGIRKGDVIIEIAGKPVRTEIDVRNAMLTHRPGETVTVKYVRDKVTKTTQVKLGEYPTRVVAEMPELRPRIDVFPPDIFDEPFGKEPPRKSTPSPEERPGEPPKLGVQIRELTPNEKDMSPTKKGVMVEAVVPGSVADRAGVKPGMIITHLGEKEIENAADLRKELAKYKPGDRTVLGFGKVSEGGAEVMQVRVTIRF from the coding sequence ATGCAAAGTGTATTGCGAAATCCAGTAGTGTGGGCTCTCTTAGCCGGTGTTGCAATTGGTGGTGTCGGAATGGCTGTTTTTTATAGTGCTCGTCCTCATGTGTTGGCTGAAGTAACCGAAAGCCCGTCCGCAACCACTCACATAAAAGGCAACGAGATCTTAGCTTTGCTCGATGAAGCGAGCACGAATCTCGTCGAACAGGTCATGCCTTCGGTCGTTCACATCGAAAACGGACGAATGCGTGGCGAGGGTTCTGGAGTTATTTATCGTGCTGATGGCTACATCATCACGAACGAACATGTCGTTGCTGGAAGCGATGAAGTGAAAGTCACTTTCTATACGGGTGAGACGGTTACCGGAAAAGTGCTTCGAGACCCTGTAAGCGATATCGCATTAGTAAAGGTCAACAAAACAAACTTGATCCCTACACGTTTTGCTGACAGCGACAAAGTGAAACCAGGACAACTCGCTATTGCGGTCGGTTCTCCTTTTGGCTTTGATCACTCCGTAACTTTCGGTCACATCAGCGCAAGGGGTCGTTCGGGGGTTGCCTATGATTTTTATCGTGGAGAGGCAAAAGGGTATTTCGAACTTCTCCAAACGGATGCTGCTATCAACCCTGGAAACTCTGGTGGTCCGCTATTGAATTATCGCGGGGAAGTCGTAGGGATCAATACGATGATAAGTTCTCCGTCGGGAACGAGCGTCGGAGTTGGATTCGCTATCCCATCTAACACTGCGAAAGTCGTCGCTGATCAACTCATAGAACACGGAAAAGTCATTCGTGGGTTCATGGGATTAGTGCCCAGAAGCATGCGTCCCTTTGAACTTCAACAAAGCGGCGTAAGTTACGGGGCGATCGTGGAGCTCGTCGAGGAAAATTCTCCTGCGTATAAAGCAGGGATTCGCAAAGGCGACGTGATTATCGAGATTGCTGGGAAACCCGTGCGAACAGAAATAGACGTCCGCAATGCCATGCTTACGCATCGCCCAGGTGAAACTGTAACGGTCAAATACGTTCGAGACAAGGTCACTAAAACGACGCAAGTGAAGTTAGGTGAATATCCCACACGGGTCGTAGCAGAAATGCCAGAACTTCGCCCTCGAATAGACGTCTTCCCGCCTGATATCTTCGATGAGCCATTCGGGAAAGAGCCTCCTCGCAAGAGCACTCCATCACCCGAGGAGCGTCCTGGTGAACCTCCGAAGCTCGGCGTTCAAATACGCGAGTTGACACCTAACGAAAAAGACATGTCTCCGACTAAAAAAGGAGTGATGGTCGAGGCGGTTGTTCCAGGTTCGGTTGCCGACCGCGCTGGGGTCAAGCCCGGAATGATCATCACTCACTTAGGCGAGAAAGAAATCGAAAATGCAGCAGACCTTCGGAAAGAATTAGCGAAGTATAAACCCGGCGACAGAACGGTTCTCGGCTTCGGAAAAGTGTCCGAAGGTGGTGCTGAAGTCATGCAAGTTCGTGTGACGATACGCTTCTAA
- a CDS encoding sigma-70 family RNA polymerase sigma factor, whose product MKFGESQVAFTGAKAAAAESRRELFENLLKSSYKQAYQLAFRLTGDSSDAEDLVQEAFLRAYRFFYRYKTDMPFTNWLFRIMTNAFIDHTRRRSKTKETSLDTPHSEQGATRELSDESFVPDKLLIHEEFDMEVQEALKKMTPDFRVAVLLSDLEGLSYEEIAQVMGTSIGTVRSRIHRGRKQLRNYLLKSNPEKYGQLV is encoded by the coding sequence GTGAAGTTCGGAGAAAGTCAGGTGGCATTTACTGGAGCAAAGGCAGCAGCGGCTGAAAGCCGCAGAGAGTTGTTCGAAAACCTGCTGAAAAGCAGTTACAAGCAGGCGTATCAGTTAGCATTCCGGCTTACAGGTGATTCCTCAGATGCCGAAGACCTCGTGCAAGAGGCTTTCTTGCGAGCATATCGGTTTTTTTACCGGTACAAAACGGACATGCCATTCACGAATTGGCTTTTCCGAATCATGACGAATGCGTTCATTGACCACACCCGAAGACGGAGCAAGACCAAAGAAACAAGTTTAGACACCCCTCATTCGGAGCAAGGGGCGACGAGGGAACTTTCTGATGAATCTTTCGTACCCGATAAGTTGTTAATCCATGAGGAATTCGATATGGAAGTGCAAGAAGCCCTGAAAAAAATGACACCTGATTTTCGGGTCGCGGTATTGCTATCCGATTTGGAAGGTCTTTCCTACGAAGAAATTGCTCAAGTGATGGGCACTTCCATAGGCACGGTACGTTCTCGAATTCACCGAGGCAGAAAACAATTGCGTAACTATCTCCTGAAATCCAATCCAGAGAAATACGGACAACTCGTATGA
- a CDS encoding cyclic-di-AMP receptor, translating into MKLVVAVIHNRDKNKVVDDLIRNGFKFTIISSTGGFLREGNTTFLIGIEDEEKDAVLKIIEQNCQTREQIVNVLPPDGTPVGTFVPNPIKVPVGGAVVWIIHVEEMCRY; encoded by the coding sequence TTGAAATTAGTCGTAGCCGTAATCCACAACCGAGATAAAAACAAGGTCGTAGACGACTTGATACGGAACGGTTTCAAGTTTACGATTATCAGTTCGACGGGTGGATTTTTACGAGAAGGGAATACGACATTTCTCATCGGAATCGAAGACGAAGAAAAAGACGCGGTGCTGAAAATCATCGAGCAGAACTGTCAAACACGCGAACAAATTGTGAACGTTCTTCCACCGGATGGAACTCCTGTCGGGACATTCGTTCCGAATCCCATTAAAGTCCCTGTCGGTGGAGCGGTAGTATGGATAATCCATGTCGAAGAAATGTGCCGTTATTGA
- a CDS encoding R3H domain-containing nucleic acid-binding protein, with product MNSFKTELELFLNALPPVIRERILTSPDGERLIEVVLDYGRPAEIRYMDRWERMNDYLVTADDIRYVSERVGEFGGDNRAGIERTLHRISAIRNRQGRVIGLTCRVGRAIQGTIDLIHDIVSTNHSILFLGKPGVGKTTKLREVARMLADDFGKRVVIVDTSNEIGGDGDVPHPGIGASRRMQVSDPTKQHQVMIEAVENHMPEVIVIDEIGTEAEAYAARTIAERGVQLIGTAHGRTLENLMMNPTLCDLVGGIQTVTLSDEEAKRRGTQKTVLERKAPPTFDVVIELIDYNRLAVHHDVQRTVDMILRGITPQPEIRVRTETGHFEVIAGEKGAHEAVTEEKKEKRIEEFPAIPTKPFRKVIRVFPYGIARTRLDRAIQEKKAPVVISQSLSDADVVVAMRSSLQHRPSKLRDRAGRSIPIIVVKSNSLSQIAHALDEILQSNGEGFIEKDEEIKKEVLEAIEHVKTKGKPYELSPQPLPIRRLQHQIIEAHRLHSEAFGEEPFRRVRILPHL from the coding sequence GTGAACTCTTTCAAAACAGAATTAGAACTATTTCTCAATGCTCTTCCTCCCGTCATTCGTGAGCGAATACTCACATCCCCCGATGGTGAGCGATTGATCGAAGTCGTGTTGGATTATGGACGTCCTGCAGAGATTCGCTACATGGATAGATGGGAGCGGATGAATGATTATCTTGTTACCGCCGATGACATTCGCTATGTTAGCGAGCGAGTGGGCGAATTCGGTGGGGACAATCGAGCGGGCATCGAGAGAACGCTTCATCGAATCAGCGCGATTCGAAACCGTCAAGGTCGTGTCATAGGGCTGACCTGCAGAGTAGGGCGTGCGATTCAAGGGACGATTGATTTGATTCACGACATCGTCTCCACGAACCATTCCATTCTTTTTCTCGGAAAGCCGGGGGTAGGTAAGACCACGAAATTGCGCGAAGTCGCAAGGATGCTCGCTGACGATTTCGGGAAACGCGTGGTCATCGTAGATACTTCGAACGAAATCGGGGGGGACGGAGATGTGCCTCATCCTGGTATCGGTGCATCGAGACGAATGCAAGTTTCCGACCCGACGAAACAGCACCAGGTGATGATCGAGGCGGTGGAAAACCACATGCCCGAAGTGATTGTCATTGACGAAATCGGCACGGAGGCAGAAGCCTATGCGGCGCGCACGATTGCCGAACGAGGCGTGCAACTCATAGGGACGGCTCATGGAAGAACGTTGGAAAACCTGATGATGAACCCGACGCTCTGCGATTTGGTGGGAGGGATACAGACGGTTACTCTTTCCGACGAAGAGGCTAAGCGCCGCGGTACTCAAAAGACCGTTTTGGAAAGAAAAGCCCCCCCAACCTTCGATGTGGTGATCGAGTTGATCGACTACAATCGCTTAGCCGTTCATCACGATGTGCAGAGAACCGTGGATATGATTTTGCGGGGTATTACGCCTCAGCCCGAAATTCGTGTGCGCACGGAGACGGGTCATTTCGAGGTTATTGCCGGGGAGAAAGGTGCGCATGAAGCGGTAACAGAAGAGAAAAAAGAAAAACGCATCGAAGAATTCCCCGCCATACCGACAAAACCATTCCGTAAGGTCATACGCGTTTTTCCTTATGGTATTGCTCGCACGCGTTTGGATAGGGCTATTCAAGAAAAGAAGGCACCGGTCGTAATTTCTCAAAGCCTTTCCGATGCGGATGTGGTTGTAGCGATGCGAAGTTCCTTACAACATCGGCCGAGCAAATTGCGCGACCGTGCGGGGCGTTCCATTCCGATAATCGTCGTAAAGAGCAACAGTCTTTCGCAAATCGCTCACGCTTTAGACGAAATCCTGCAGTCCAACGGAGAAGGATTTATCGAGAAGGACGAAGAAATTAAGAAGGAAGTGTTAGAAGCAATCGAACATGTAAAGACGAAAGGAAAACCTTATGAATTGTCTCCGCAACCCCTTCCTATAAGGAGATTGCAGCATCAAATCATCGAAGCGCATCGCTTGCACAGCGAAGCATTCGGAGAAGAGCCGTTTAGGCGTGTTCGAATTCTTCCTCATCTATGA
- a CDS encoding bifunctional 3,4-dihydroxy-2-butanone-4-phosphate synthase/GTP cyclohydrolase II translates to MAKNKIVETRTNRPLSDSPFTDIETAIEEIRAGKIVIVVDDPDRENEGDFVMAAEKVTPEAVNFMLRYGRGIPCVPTTQERLEQLGIPMMTKHNTSKLGTAMGETVDARHGTTTGISSYDRATTIRVFCDPDAKPEDLMRPGHVIPLRADPGGVLKRAGHTEATVDLCILAGLKPVGVLCEILDDDGTMARLPKLLEIAKEHNLSIITISDLISYRRKNEKLIHRVAGPIEFPTKYGLFTLYAYQSEVDPAPFLALVMGDVSDGKPVLTRVHSSCVTGDVLESLRCDCGSQVQVALKKISEEGRGCLLYIVQEGRGIGLINKLRAYELQEKGLDTVEANKALGFKPDLRDYGLGAQVLVDLGIRKLRLMTNNPSKVAGIQGYGLEIVEHIPLITEPTKHSKKYLNTKRDKLGHWIPEDLDEKSEKG, encoded by the coding sequence ATGGCGAAGAATAAGATTGTCGAAACCCGCACAAATCGGCCTCTCTCGGATTCACCCTTTACAGATATCGAGACTGCGATCGAAGAGATACGAGCCGGAAAAATCGTAATCGTCGTGGACGACCCCGATAGAGAAAACGAAGGGGATTTCGTGATGGCGGCCGAAAAAGTCACCCCGGAAGCAGTCAATTTCATGCTCCGGTATGGAAGGGGTATCCCATGCGTTCCTACCACACAGGAGCGCTTGGAGCAACTCGGCATCCCGATGATGACGAAACACAACACCTCGAAGTTAGGTACTGCGATGGGGGAGACCGTGGATGCAAGGCACGGAACGACGACAGGGATTTCCTCCTACGATAGAGCGACCACGATTCGTGTCTTCTGCGACCCCGATGCCAAACCCGAAGACTTGATGAGGCCAGGGCATGTCATTCCTTTGCGTGCTGACCCAGGGGGTGTGTTGAAACGAGCTGGACATACGGAAGCGACGGTGGATTTGTGCATACTCGCAGGGTTAAAGCCTGTCGGAGTGCTTTGTGAAATTCTGGATGATGACGGGACGATGGCGAGGCTTCCCAAATTGCTCGAAATTGCAAAAGAACACAACCTTTCCATCATCACGATAAGTGATTTGATTTCTTATCGAAGAAAGAACGAGAAACTTATTCATCGTGTGGCAGGACCTATCGAATTTCCAACGAAATACGGACTTTTCACGCTTTATGCGTATCAGAGCGAAGTCGACCCTGCGCCTTTTCTCGCATTGGTGATGGGAGATGTGTCTGATGGAAAACCGGTGCTTACGCGTGTGCATTCGAGTTGTGTGACTGGAGACGTTTTGGAATCGTTGCGATGCGACTGTGGCTCGCAAGTCCAAGTCGCGTTGAAGAAAATTTCTGAAGAGGGTCGCGGATGCCTTTTGTATATCGTTCAAGAGGGAAGAGGAATCGGTTTGATTAATAAATTGCGTGCTTACGAATTGCAAGAAAAAGGCCTCGATACGGTAGAAGCGAACAAAGCATTGGGCTTCAAACCCGATTTGCGCGATTACGGATTAGGCGCGCAAGTGCTGGTTGACCTCGGTATTAGGAAACTGCGCTTGATGACGAATAACCCGAGCAAGGTGGCGGGAATTCAAGGTTACGGATTGGAAATCGTCGAGCATATTCCTTTAATTACTGAGCCCACAAAACACAGCAAGAAATATCTGAATACGAAGCGCGATAAATTGGGACATTGGATTCCCGAAGATCTCGACGAAAAATCCGAAAAAGGTTAA
- a CDS encoding 2-isopropylmalate synthase has product MADRVYVFDTTLRDGEQSPGVHLDVREKLQIGRALVDLGVDIIEAGFPISSPGDFEAVNTLARELKGVTICGLTRAVPKDIEVAAEALKPAERPRIHTGLGVSDNHLQYKLRMTREQALEAGVSAVKLARQFTDDVEYYMEDSGRADKEYVYRVAEAVINAGATVLNVPDTTGYTFPTEYGSLIRSIKENVPNSDKAILSCHCHNDLGMATANTLAGVLNGARQVEVTINGIGERAGNTSLEEVVVAFVIRNDLFGVETRVDTKRLLGVSRLVSQLTGMLVQRNKAVVGENAYRHSSGIHQDGVLKERSTYEIIDPHMVGAERSEIVLTARSGRHGLKYKLRELGFEFPEERFERLYEQFLRVADQKDEVTSDDLRELVQSVK; this is encoded by the coding sequence ATGGCTGATAGAGTTTATGTGTTCGACACCACTCTGCGCGATGGGGAGCAAAGCCCCGGTGTGCATCTCGACGTCCGTGAAAAGTTACAAATCGGGCGAGCGCTCGTAGATTTGGGGGTGGACATCATCGAGGCGGGATTCCCGATTTCGTCTCCTGGCGATTTCGAAGCGGTGAACACCCTTGCAAGAGAACTCAAAGGAGTTACGATTTGCGGACTTACGCGCGCTGTTCCTAAAGACATAGAAGTTGCTGCGGAAGCATTGAAACCCGCCGAGCGTCCTCGAATTCACACAGGTCTCGGGGTAAGCGATAACCATCTGCAATACAAGTTGCGCATGACCCGAGAGCAAGCGCTCGAGGCGGGAGTGAGCGCTGTTAAACTCGCTCGCCAATTTACGGACGATGTCGAATACTACATGGAGGATTCGGGTCGCGCGGATAAAGAGTACGTGTATCGAGTGGCGGAAGCAGTCATCAATGCCGGAGCCACTGTTTTGAACGTTCCGGATACAACGGGTTATACGTTTCCGACGGAATACGGTTCATTGATTCGAAGCATCAAAGAAAATGTTCCCAACTCCGATAAAGCAATTCTCAGTTGCCATTGCCATAACGATTTGGGCATGGCAACAGCGAACACTTTAGCGGGTGTTCTCAATGGCGCGAGACAAGTGGAGGTAACGATAAACGGTATCGGCGAGCGCGCAGGAAATACGTCTTTAGAAGAGGTCGTCGTTGCTTTCGTGATTCGAAATGACCTCTTCGGAGTAGAAACGCGCGTGGATACGAAGAGGCTTTTAGGGGTGAGCCGTTTAGTCAGTCAATTGACAGGAATGCTCGTACAAAGAAACAAAGCCGTTGTGGGGGAGAATGCCTATCGTCATTCGAGTGGAATTCATCAAGACGGCGTTTTGAAGGAACGATCGACCTACGAAATCATCGACCCGCACATGGTGGGGGCGGAAAGAAGCGAAATTGTCTTGACCGCTCGCAGTGGTCGGCATGGTTTGAAATATAAACTTCGAGAATTGGGATTCGAATTTCCCGAAGAGCGTTTCGAAAGGCTGTACGAACAATTTTTGCGAGTGGCGGACCAAAAAGACGAAGTTACATCGGATGATTTAAGAGAGTTGGTACAAAGCGTCAAATAA
- the tmk gene encoding dTMP kinase gives MKGKLITLEGTEGSGKSTLASALAKRFEETKIPVLLTREPGDGTVGKLLRELILHSGDLDAWTEAFLFLADRRQHCKDIIHPALEKGTYVVCDRFADSTIAYQGYGRGLPIHELKHLNEISTDSLVPDITFLLDIEPEFGLKRVDGPDRMDSEPLEFHRRVREGFLKEAASDPKRWRILDGRLSKEELLEKAWVIVSEFVSNPGYNARSRRGF, from the coding sequence ATGAAAGGGAAATTGATCACTTTGGAGGGGACGGAGGGTTCTGGAAAAAGCACGTTAGCGAGTGCATTAGCAAAACGCTTCGAAGAAACGAAAATTCCCGTGTTGCTCACTCGAGAGCCAGGTGATGGCACTGTCGGGAAATTGCTTCGGGAATTGATATTGCATAGCGGAGATTTGGATGCGTGGACCGAAGCGTTTTTATTTTTGGCAGACCGTAGGCAACATTGTAAAGACATCATTCATCCAGCCTTAGAAAAAGGTACTTATGTGGTTTGCGATCGGTTCGCAGATTCGACAATCGCGTATCAAGGATATGGCAGAGGATTGCCTATCCATGAATTAAAACATCTCAACGAGATTTCGACGGATTCTCTGGTGCCGGACATTACTTTTCTTTTGGATATCGAACCTGAATTCGGATTGAAGAGGGTAGATGGGCCAGATCGTATGGACTCCGAACCTTTGGAATTTCATCGCCGCGTGCGAGAGGGTTTTTTGAAAGAAGCGGCAAGCGACCCGAAACGCTGGCGTATTCTCGATGGAAGACTTTCGAAGGAAGAACTTTTGGAAAAGGCATGGGTTATAGTGAGTGAATTCGTATCGAATCCTGGCTATAATGCGAGAAGTCGGAGGGGATTTTGA
- a CDS encoding zf-HC2 domain-containing protein, with the protein MNCGIVQRRIASYIDGELSNDEAKKIREHLNSCDSCRAEFDSHKRIKELVSSLPQREPSQEFEQRLLARLATVGAMNAGVQIPFGLGLAIVSALGTAVAITIAIFLQTQTRPNDNLDIYGSSPEWVHDESNQQYRNPFNPGIPISIERKSP; encoded by the coding sequence ATGAATTGCGGAATCGTACAACGACGAATAGCATCGTATATAGATGGAGAGCTCTCGAATGACGAGGCGAAAAAAATTCGAGAGCACCTGAACTCGTGCGATTCATGTCGAGCAGAGTTCGATTCACATAAAAGAATCAAAGAACTCGTCTCTTCGCTTCCACAACGAGAACCTTCGCAAGAATTCGAACAGCGTCTGCTTGCCAGACTTGCGACAGTAGGAGCGATGAACGCAGGTGTCCAAATCCCATTCGGACTCGGTTTGGCAATTGTTTCGGCTTTAGGAACAGCGGTGGCAATTACAATTGCGATTTTTTTACAAACACAAACTCGACCTAACGATAATCTCGATATTTATGGCTCTTCTCCGGAGTGGGTACACGATGAGTCTAATCAGCAGTATCGCAATCCGTTCAATCCAGGAATACCGATAAGTATCGAGCGAAAATCTCCGTGA